The Pseudomonas benzenivorans region TTGACCACTATGGCGTCGGCAGCCAGCCCCAAAGCGCTGGCGACCTCAGCCAGGCGGTCGGTGCCGGAGTTGTGTTCGGGGCGGGTCAGCTGCACCGCCGCGCCGAACCCCCGGCAGGCCTCGACGATGCGCGCATCGTCGGTGGCCACCACCACCTGCTGGGCGCCGCTCTTGCAGGCCTGCTCCCAGACATGCTGGATCATCGGCTTGCCGGCGATCTGCTGCAACGGCTTGCCCGGCAGGCGACTGGAGGCGTAGCGCGCCGGAATCACCACGGTGAAGGCTGTGCTCATCTACTTGTCCAGGCGCTCGTCGACGTTCAGGGTACGGGCTTCGCTTTCCAGCATCACCGGGATGCCATCGCGCACCGGAAAGGCCAGGCCGTCGGCCTTGCAGATCAGCTCGCCCTTGTCGGCGGTCAGGTGCAACGGCCCCTTGCACAGGGGGCAGGCCAAGATATCGAGAAGTTTCGGGTCCATGGGAAATCCTTGCTAGAGGGCTGCATCGGTCGCCGACGCCCCCAGACGGCCGCTAAGGACTAGGGAGCTAAGGGCAGCAAGCGGGCCAGTTGGCTGTCGAACCAGGTGACAAAGGCCGTCGAGGGCTCGGCATCCACCGCCAGGTACCACCAGTCATCGACGGCGAAGGCCCGGCATTTCACCGCATCCTTCTCGGTCATCAGCACGGGCAGACGCTGGCTGAAATCCAGCAGCTCGGCGCTGTACTGCGCATGGTCGGCGAAGGCATGCGGAATCGGCCGCCAGTGTAGCGCCTCAAGCGTGGCGAAGAAACGCTGCGGATTGCCGATACCGGCCACCGCATGGACGCCTTGCCCAGGTGGAAAGTGGCTCAGCGGCCGGCGCTCGCCACTGCGCAGGTTGACCAGGGCGCGTGGGCGCAGACAGAAGCCGTAGCCGCCCACAGGATCGCCCTCGACGCCATTGTGCAGCACCGCGTCGACGCTGCGCAGGCGCTCGACCGGCTCGCGCAGCGGCCCCGCCGGCAGACAGCGGCGATTGCCCAGCCCCCGCGCCGCATCGATCAGCACCAGTTCCAGGTCGCGGGCCAGGCGATAGTGCTGCAGGCCGTCGTCGCTGAGGATCAGGTCGAGGCGTTCCTGCTCGAGCAGGGCCCGCACCGCTCGCCCCCGGTCGGGGTCGATCATCAGCGCCACCCCGCTGCGCTGGACGATCAGCAGCGGCTCGTCGCCGGCGATGGCGGCCGCCTGTTCGGCGCGCACCCGCCAGGGAAATTGCGGCGGCTGCGCACCATAGCCGCGGCTGACCACCCCGACCCGCAGGCCGCGGGCCCGGCAGTGTTCGATCAGCCAGAGGATCAGCGGGGTCTTGCCGGTGCCGCCGACGGTGATGTTGCCCACCACCAGCACCGGCACGGGGGCCCGATATATATCGCCCTCGCCGGCGAGGAAACGGGCGCGCTTGCGCCGCGCCACCCGACGATAGAGGGCCTCCAGAGGCCGCAGCAGGCCGAGCGCCGGGTGACCGGCATACCAGGCGGCGACCAGGCGATCGGACAGCCCCATCAACCGAAGCTCATCACGGTGCGGCCTGTGCCTCGACCGTGGTGATGCGCAGGTGGGCGAAGCCCAGCTTGCCGGCGGCGTCCATGGCGGTGATCACCGCCTGGTGCGGGGTCTTGGCATCGGCGCTGATGGTCAGCGGGAGGCTGTTGTCGCCCTCGGACTCCTTGATCAGGGCGGCGCTCAGCCCCTCCAGATCGCTCTTGAGCAGCTGCCGACCGTTCAGCGCATAGCTGCCGTCGGCGGCGATCAGCACCTCCAGCTGCTTGAGCTCGGTCTGTTCCGGCGGCGTGCCGCTGGCGGCCTCGGGCAGGTCGACCTTGAGCTGGGTCTCGCGGGTGAAGGTGGTGGTGACCACGAAGAACAGCAGCAGGATGAACACCACGTCGATCAACGAGGCCAGGTTGATCTCGACGTTCTCCCGCGGTTTGCGCCGGAACTTCACGCCTTGCCCTCACCCAGATCGACGTCGCGGTCGCCCTGCACCACCTCCACCAGCTTGATCGCCTCCTGCTCCATGCCGACCACCAGCTCGTCGATGCGCCGTTGCAGGTAGCGGTGGAAGAACAACGCCGGAATGGCCACCATCAGTCCGGCCGCCGTGGTGATCAGCGCCTTGGCGATGCCGCCGGCGAGCACCGGGGCATTGGCCATGCCCGACCCCATGAAGGAACTGAAGATCTCGATCATGCCCAGCACGGTGCCGAGCAGGCCGAGCAGCGGGGCGATGCCGGCGATGGTGCCGAGGGCGTTGAGGTAGCGCTCGAGCTCATGGATGACCCGCGCGGCAGCCTCCTCGATGCACTCCTTCATGATCTCCCGGCCATGCTTGGAGTTGGCCAGGCCGGCCGCGAGAATCTGCCCCAGGGGCGAATTGGCGCGCAGCTCCTTGAGTTTCTGGCTGCTCAGCTTCTTGTCCTTGATCCAGCGCCACACCTCGCCCAGCAGGTTGGGCGGGGTGATGCGGCTGGCGCGCAACGTCCACAGGCGCTCGGCGATGATGCCGGCCGCGGCGATGGAACACAGGATAATTGGCAGCATCATCCAGCCGCCGGCTTTGACCAGTTCCCACACAGTGGTAAATCCCCTTCGGAAAAGTGGCGCCACTCTAGCATAGGGGCGCCCCCTCGCCGACCGGCGCCGTTCTCATTTTTCTCGCCAGAATCGACGCTCGGCGCGCAGCCCCCGGGCCTCGCCGAAGGTGCCCAGGCGCAGCTGCAGGGCGCCCTGCTCGGCCGTGTCATAGAGCCGCGCGGGCAGCGCCGCATAACGCGCCACAACCGTGGGATGAGGGTGGCCGAAGCCATTGTGGCGCCCCCGGGAGATCAGCGCCGCGCGCGGCGCCACGGCCTTTAGGAAGGCGGCGGAAGAGGAGCTGCGGCTGCCATGATGGGGCACCAGCAGCCAGTCGGCGCGCAGATCCAGGCCCGTGGCGAGCAAGGCCCGCTCGGCGCGACTGTCGATATCGCCGGTCAACCACAGGCGCTCGCCTGCAGCCTCGACCAACAGCACGCAG contains the following coding sequences:
- a CDS encoding Trm112 family protein; its protein translation is MDPKLLDILACPLCKGPLHLTADKGELICKADGLAFPVRDGIPVMLESEARTLNVDERLDK
- the lpxK gene encoding tetraacyldisaccharide 4'-kinase gives rise to the protein MGLSDRLVAAWYAGHPALGLLRPLEALYRRVARRKRARFLAGEGDIYRAPVPVLVVGNITVGGTGKTPLILWLIEHCRARGLRVGVVSRGYGAQPPQFPWRVRAEQAAAIAGDEPLLIVQRSGVALMIDPDRGRAVRALLEQERLDLILSDDGLQHYRLARDLELVLIDAARGLGNRRCLPAGPLREPVERLRSVDAVLHNGVEGDPVGGYGFCLRPRALVNLRSGERRPLSHFPPGQGVHAVAGIGNPQRFFATLEALHWRPIPHAFADHAQYSAELLDFSQRLPVLMTEKDAVKCRAFAVDDWWYLAVDAEPSTAFVTWFDSQLARLLPLAP
- a CDS encoding ExbD/TolR family protein: MKFRRKPRENVEINLASLIDVVFILLLFFVVTTTFTRETQLKVDLPEAASGTPPEQTELKQLEVLIAADGSYALNGRQLLKSDLEGLSAALIKESEGDNSLPLTISADAKTPHQAVITAMDAAGKLGFAHLRITTVEAQAAP
- a CDS encoding MotA/TolQ/ExbB proton channel family protein, which translates into the protein MWELVKAGGWMMLPIILCSIAAAGIIAERLWTLRASRITPPNLLGEVWRWIKDKKLSSQKLKELRANSPLGQILAAGLANSKHGREIMKECIEEAAARVIHELERYLNALGTIAGIAPLLGLLGTVLGMIEIFSSFMGSGMANAPVLAGGIAKALITTAAGLMVAIPALFFHRYLQRRIDELVVGMEQEAIKLVEVVQGDRDVDLGEGKA